The Patescibacteria group bacterium nucleotide sequence ACTGGCTTTGAGGTCCCAAACCCAACCCCCGACCCCAAAACCCGCCCGATCCAACGGCGACAATAGATTGATGAATATTATACCCGGTCGAAAGAGAGTCCTTGTTGGGCATAAAAAGGTTGGTGATACGCTCTTTTTGATAATCTTTCATAACAAACAGCCATCCGGCGCTACCGGCAGCAATGATACCCGCGATCATAATCACTACCAAAGACCGCTTGACGTTTACAAAAAATATCAATCCCAGCCAGATGATAAGATATATGATGGCCGACCCCAGATCGGGTTCGCTTAAAATCAACACCAAATATATCCCAATAATTAAGAAGCTGCGCACCAGCGTGCCCAGCCGGTCAAATTCTTGGCCATGTCGCGAAAAGTATCGAGCCAACATGATTATGGCAAACAGCTTTACAAATTCAACCGGCTGAAATCCATAATTACCTATAAATACCCAGCCGGTGGTGCCGTGTATCTTGGTGCCAAATAATAAGACAACCACCAGTAATATCCCGCCAATTACATATAGGGGCAAACTAAAAGATCGGTAAAAACGATAATTAATCAGACTGGCGGCAAAAAACCCTAATAATCCAACACCGGCAAAAACCAGTTGTTTGCTAAATATTACGTCAGGCGATCCATTAACATTTGATGATGTGCTGTATATGGCCAGCATGCCCAAACACACCAGCAGCAGTACCAAGCTGGTCATAATCCAATCCATGCGCTTTAATTGCCAGAGAAGCCGATTCATTATTCCTCAAGTATTGATGATAATCTGATTACTTATCCAGCACATTATCAACATCGAGGTTATTTGCGCTGGGTGATACCGTAATATCTGTGACATTGAGATACATTTGAGAAAATCTGACATCAAACGAACGTTCTTCATTAAGAGTCACATTCTGGAGATCGGCCGTTGCCACACCGACTGCCTTTGGCCCATTCCACAGCACTACCGTTAGATCGACTAATCCATAGCCCGATAAACTTCTGTTAAATAAATGGCCCAGTACTCTTGTCTGCGTATATTGATCTCCTAAACTTTCTGCTTTCGTATCGCTGACGCTAAAACTCGGCAGTTGATAATTTCTTGGATCGTCTAAGCGCTGCCAACTATCTACCAGGACGCTGCTTCGAGCGGTTTCCTGACTAATGTTAGTTGTGGCCGGTATGCGGATATTTTTTATCGCGACTATTTTTTCTTCGTTAGGTAAAATAAATATTTCTATGGGGTCGGATTTTGTACCGGCCAATGTGGCCGTGACACTGGCTTGGTCAGCGAACCATTGTGAATTTGGATTCTTGAGCCATACGACTATATCATACGTCCCGGTTGAGCGAGGCACTATTTCGGTTCGGCTTACGGTAATGTTTTTGGGTTTTATTTTCTGATGGACGCCGACCCAGTTGATTGAATTGCTTCTAATGTCATCTGCCCAAGCAGCTGATCCGGGTAATTCACTTATGTATCCATAAACACCCCATCCCAGGGGCAGTATCAAAACTGCATTAAACGCAATAAGACCAATAATGAGTATCTTTCTGAGAAGACTCTTGTGTGTCAAATACCAATAGCTGGCATTAAGTTCTCGATTGCCTAATTCCCCGGGTTGAGCCATAAAAATCGTATTTAAGACATTGACAGTGTACCAGATTCGTTATTTTTCAACAAGACGGATCTATGTTATAATAATC carries:
- the rodA gene encoding rod shape-determining protein RodA, encoding MNRLLWQLKRMDWIMTSLVLLLVCLGMLAIYSTSSNVNGSPDVIFSKQLVFAGVGLLGFFAASLINYRFYRSFSLPLYVIGGILLVVVLLFGTKIHGTTGWVFIGNYGFQPVEFVKLFAIIMLARYFSRHGQEFDRLGTLVRSFLIIGIYLVLILSEPDLGSAIIYLIIWLGLIFFVNVKRSLVVIMIAGIIAAGSAGWLFVMKDYQKERITNLFMPNKDSLSTGYNIHQSIVAVGSGGFWGRGLGLGPQSQLKFLPEQQTDFIFAVIAEEMGFIGVGLTLGIFAVLFFRILYHARKSRDDYSIFLIGGVIIMIYTQVFINVGMNLGIAPVIGVPLPFVSAGGSSLITSLIAIGMIQSAIINRPKTI